One genomic segment of Bacteroidota bacterium includes these proteins:
- a CDS encoding T9SS type A sorting domain-containing protein translates to MKKFNYPTIILVSAILLLGILFPMQNVMAQAAEEQLQYSPMQITSMDQPILHKWQGANAIKRSEKSGSRYAVSYVAIGTAYNLFTILLSEQAQVSYNPDINSITFIHRQNDLTAGGSGGLSYDLSTDGGAIWSTNNILTPAFNSGTELPDMTGGRYPSATIWNPEGNTDPNSAYIVGHGPELTPITAGSWGATYKVSQKLDGDDNSESYYSEGDLSADYHAYGIQAYQSGSMWDIKSNTSYNTYYVNEITFDGISGFDYNTTTITNDWYAVQPKAQCVFDESGTIGYIVIIGARLDEVETNMYPTILKTIDAGATWDYLPYFNIGSLPAMESTLLVADDGITYRPFFSDFDATVDANGRLHIISDIESGSLADPVSIYSYYSSFSAVMHTSVSDGTDWDAEALGSTNQLDYVFGTAPVDHSPQISRTEDGSKVFFSWTMSPELNLSHDSPNLMAKGYDISSDSYSPTVDFTTGTDFENNCFFPTMAPVCKDLGGTYELPIVFADPGATDLVAPQFYYAAGVTFIDDDFGGCFPAPPTDIYADGITATTATIHWTIAPGTSASRLVVWELSTGKVVKYIIYDGDSFTVPGELSPSTTYGARLKSGCNVDEVWTPGEYSEWYYFTTDPLREGEFTKEVSVYPNPNNGNFNIQLNGYENGKAQIQIMNAVGQVMYDATISIDANASVHDVSLNLAAGTYIVKVINGSEIVTNTIIVE, encoded by the coding sequence ATGAAAAAATTTAATTACCCAACTATCATTTTAGTTTCCGCAATTTTACTTCTGGGAATTTTATTTCCAATGCAAAATGTAATGGCTCAGGCTGCAGAAGAACAGCTTCAGTATTCTCCTATGCAAATTACAAGCATGGATCAACCTATTTTGCATAAATGGCAAGGTGCAAATGCAATTAAAAGAAGTGAAAAATCTGGAAGCCGATATGCAGTTTCTTATGTAGCAATAGGTACTGCTTATAATCTCTTCACCATTTTATTATCTGAGCAAGCACAAGTTTCCTATAATCCTGACATAAACAGCATTACATTTATTCATCGCCAAAATGATTTAACTGCTGGCGGATCCGGTGGTTTATCTTACGATTTATCTACAGATGGTGGTGCCATTTGGTCAACTAACAATATTTTGACTCCTGCATTTAATTCGGGAACAGAATTGCCGGATATGACTGGCGGCCGATATCCAAGTGCTACAATCTGGAATCCGGAAGGGAATACCGATCCAAATAGTGCATATATTGTTGGGCATGGTCCTGAATTAACACCTATTACAGCTGGTTCATGGGGTGCTACTTACAAAGTGTCGCAAAAACTTGATGGTGATGATAACAGCGAATCATATTATTCCGAAGGAGATTTATCTGCGGATTATCATGCATATGGTATTCAGGCTTATCAAAGTGGTAGCATGTGGGATATAAAATCTAATACTTCATACAACACATATTATGTAAATGAAATAACCTTTGATGGTATTTCAGGTTTTGATTATAACACCACTACTATCACTAACGATTGGTATGCAGTTCAACCAAAAGCCCAATGTGTTTTTGATGAGTCAGGAACAATTGGTTATATAGTAATTATTGGTGCAAGACTGGATGAAGTGGAAACCAATATGTATCCAACTATATTAAAAACTATTGATGCAGGAGCTACATGGGATTATCTGCCGTATTTTAATATTGGTTCTTTACCTGCAATGGAATCCACTCTCCTTGTAGCTGATGATGGTATTACTTACAGACCATTTTTTTCTGATTTTGATGCAACCGTTGATGCTAATGGAAGACTGCACATCATATCAGATATTGAAAGTGGTTCTTTAGCTGATCCTGTATCTATTTATAGTTACTATTCAAGTTTTTCTGCAGTAATGCATACTTCCGTATCTGATGGAACAGATTGGGATGCAGAAGCATTGGGAAGCACAAATCAGTTGGATTATGTTTTTGGGACTGCTCCAGTTGATCATAGTCCACAGATTTCAAGAACAGAAGATGGTAGTAAAGTATTTTTTTCCTGGACGATGTCGCCTGAACTTAATTTATCACATGACTCTCCAAATTTGATGGCAAAAGGCTATGATATATCTTCAGATAGTTATTCACCCACAGTAGATTTTACAACAGGTACTGACTTTGAAAATAATTGTTTCTTTCCGACAATGGCACCCGTATGTAAAGATTTAGGGGGCACCTATGAATTGCCAATTGTATTTGCCGATCCGGGTGCTACAGATTTAGTGGCACCACAATTTTATTACGCTGCCGGAGTAACATTTATTGATGATGATTTTGGAGGTTGTTTTCCTGCTCCACCTACAGATATTTATGCTGACGGAATTACAGCAACTACAGCTACAATTCATTGGACAATTGCACCAGGTACCTCTGCATCCAGATTAGTAGTTTGGGAACTTTCCACCGGTAAAGTTGTGAAGTATATCATATATGATGGCGATAGTTTTACTGTACCAGGTGAATTATCACCCTCTACTACTTATGGTGCTCGTTTAAAATCCGGATGTAATGTAGATGAAGTTTGGACACCGGGAGAATATTCTGAGTGGTATTATTTTACAACTGATCCTTTGCGTGAAGGCGAGTTTACTAAAGAAGTTTCTGTGTATCCAAATCCGAATAATGGCAATTTTAATATTCAGTTAAATGGATATGAAAATGGAAAAGCACAAATACAAATAATGAATGCAGTAGGTCAAGTAATGTATGATGCAACTATTAGTATTGATGCAAATGCATCTGTGCATGATGTATCATTAAATCTTGCTGCTGGTACTTACATTGTGAAAGTGATTAATGGTTCTGAGATTGTAACCAATACTATTATTGTAGAATAA
- a CDS encoding 7-carboxy-7-deazaguanine synthase QueE — MEHFYTVQGEGFHQGKAAYFIRTAGCDVGCVWCDVKESWDAEKHAVLSVQELAHTAAKYPTEICVVTGGEPLMYQLDSLTDALHENKLKTHLETSGAYPLSGNWDWICFSPKKFKAPLDEVAKKANELKIVIFNKSDFLWAEENRKKVSAECLLFLQPEWEKRNHIMPLIIEYTKQHPEWQISLQLHKYMDVP, encoded by the coding sequence ATGGAACATTTTTATACGGTGCAAGGCGAAGGATTTCATCAGGGCAAAGCAGCGTATTTTATTCGCACAGCAGGTTGTGATGTAGGTTGTGTTTGGTGTGATGTAAAAGAAAGTTGGGATGCCGAAAAACATGCTGTTTTATCAGTTCAGGAATTAGCACATACCGCAGCAAAGTATCCAACAGAAATTTGTGTAGTAACCGGCGGCGAACCATTGATGTATCAATTAGACTCTCTTACAGATGCATTACATGAAAACAAATTAAAAACACATCTTGAAACTTCTGGTGCTTATCCATTATCCGGAAATTGGGATTGGATTTGTTTCTCACCAAAAAAATTTAAAGCGCCACTTGATGAAGTTGCAAAAAAAGCAAACGAATTAAAGATTGTGATTTTTAATAAAAGTGATTTTTTGTGGGCAGAAGAAAACAGAAAAAAAGTATCTGCAGAGTGTTTATTATTTCTTCAACCCGAATGGGAAAAGCGCAATCATATCATGCCATTAATAATTGAATACACAAAGCAACATCCGGAATGGCAAATATCCTTGCAGTTGCATAAGTACATGGATGTACCATAA
- a CDS encoding T9SS type A sorting domain-containing protein, translating to MRKNFYLKTLVAFIALTIGIANVATSQTVFTIGDSIVKSSATNYPTPYGDYYKTMRTQFLYHADELVVAGMGAGDITEIIFWVSTPAFVGDDPGLTEGVTVSMKNTETSSLAAGTWESDAEPVWGPYDNDPVSGAWNTFTLDVPFYWDGSSNLLIEICGGSDLGGYTDNGEVAITTGLAFNGSRTYRTDGFTEGGICGYSLTLENGTATSRPVIRLMGSEGDACTGTPDAGMATSSAESVCVDEIFTVSIPATLAAGITYQWEVSTDGISWAGIIGATSSLYGASQTEASWYHCIVTCTESGESSTSEAVYVGQNAATDCYCEPVYLTGTSDGDYCSYVGLGSIDNPTDGADAPFYTYYSDMSTDLITGFEYTLEATTGLYDALNGLAAWIDFNKNGSFEDEGEFLGSSTGLGSFTSAYFVFTVPVDAEIGTTRLRVREIFNMSESPSPCAEASFGETEDYNVNIMGGGDCFPAAPTDIYADGITATTATIHWTIAPGTSASRLVVWELSTGKVVKYIIYDGDSFTVPGELSPSTTYGARLKSGCLDGEIWTPGDYSEWYYFTTDPLREGEFLQSVSVFPNPNKGNFRIQLNGYESGKAQVMIMNAVGQLMYDATISIDANASVHDVSLNLAAGTYIVKVINGSEIVTNTIIVE from the coding sequence ATGAGAAAAAATTTTTACTTAAAAACATTAGTAGCTTTTATTGCACTTACTATAGGTATTGCAAATGTTGCAACTAGCCAAACTGTTTTCACGATTGGGGATAGCATAGTCAAATCCTCAGCAACCAATTACCCTACTCCTTATGGTGATTATTACAAAACCATGCGGACGCAATTCCTTTATCATGCAGATGAATTGGTAGTTGCAGGTATGGGAGCTGGTGATATTACAGAAATTATTTTTTGGGTTTCAACACCTGCTTTTGTTGGGGACGATCCCGGATTAACTGAAGGTGTTACTGTGAGTATGAAAAATACCGAAACTTCAAGCCTTGCGGCAGGTACCTGGGAATCGGATGCTGAACCAGTATGGGGGCCTTATGATAATGATCCTGTATCTGGTGCATGGAATACATTTACTTTAGATGTGCCTTTTTATTGGGATGGATCCAGCAATTTATTAATAGAAATTTGCGGAGGCAGCGATCTTGGCGGTTATACTGATAATGGTGAAGTAGCGATAACTACAGGTCTTGCTTTTAATGGTTCACGCACCTATCGTACCGATGGATTTACAGAGGGTGGAATTTGTGGTTATTCATTAACACTTGAAAATGGAACAGCTACCAGCCGTCCTGTTATTAGATTAATGGGCTCAGAAGGCGATGCGTGTACTGGTACACCTGATGCAGGAATGGCAACTTCTTCTGCAGAATCAGTTTGTGTTGATGAAATTTTTACAGTTTCTATTCCTGCTACCCTTGCAGCCGGCATTACTTACCAGTGGGAAGTATCTACTGATGGCATTTCTTGGGCCGGAATCATTGGAGCTACCTCTTCGTTGTATGGTGCCTCACAGACAGAAGCAAGCTGGTATCATTGTATAGTTACATGTACTGAAAGTGGAGAAAGCAGTACTTCCGAAGCTGTTTATGTAGGTCAGAATGCTGCAACAGATTGCTATTGTGAACCTGTTTATTTAACTGGTACAAGTGATGGTGATTATTGCTCTTATGTAGGTTTGGGTAGCATTGACAATCCAACTGATGGAGCAGATGCACCTTTTTACACTTATTATAGCGATATGTCAACTGATTTAATTACAGGGTTTGAATATACACTTGAAGCTACTACAGGGCTATATGATGCACTTAACGGTTTAGCTGCCTGGATAGATTTTAATAAGAATGGTTCCTTTGAGGATGAAGGAGAATTTCTTGGATCCTCAACAGGTTTGGGTTCTTTTACATCCGCATATTTTGTTTTTACAGTTCCGGTAGATGCTGAAATTGGAACCACAAGATTGCGTGTTCGTGAAATTTTTAATATGAGTGAGTCTCCAAGCCCTTGTGCAGAGGCAAGCTTCGGTGAAACTGAAGATTACAATGTAAACATAATGGGTGGTGGTGATTGTTTTCCTGCTGCACCAACGGATATTTATGCTGACGGAATTACAGCAACTACAGCTACAATTCATTGGACAATTGCACCAGGTACCTCTGCATCCAGATTAGTAGTTTGGGAACTTTCCACCGGTAAAGTTGTGAAGTATATCATTTATGATGGCGATAGTTTTACTGTACCAGGTGAATTATCACCTTCCACTACTTATGGCGCTCGTTTAAAATCCGGATGTTTAGACGGCGAAATATGGACACCGGGAGATTATTCTGAGTGGTATTATTTTACAACTGATCCATTGCGTGAAGGAGAATTTTTACAATCGGTTTCTGTATTTCCAAATCCAAATAAAGGAAACTTCCGCATTCAGTTAAATGGATATGAAAGTGGAAAAGCACAAGTAATGATAATGAATGCAGTAGGTCAATTAATGTATGATGCAACTATAAGTATTGATGCAAATGCATCTGTACATGATGTATCATTAAATCTTGCTGCTGGTACTTACATTGTGAAAGTGATTAATGGTTCTGAAATTGTAACTAATACAATTATTGTAGAATAA
- a CDS encoding bifunctional 5,10-methylene-tetrahydrofolate dehydrogenase/5,10-methylene-tetrahydrofolate cyclohydrolase (catalyzes the formation of 5,10-methenyltetrahydrofolate from 5,10-methylenetetrahydrofolate and subsequent formation of 10-formyltetrahydrofolate from 5,10-methenyltetrahydrofolate), with protein MSPLILDGKKLSAVIKEEIANEIENIKKAGGKIPHLAAVLVGTDGASETYVKSKVTSCNKVGMQSSLIRLDADTSEEKLLQVIDELNNNTDIDGFIVQLPLPKHIDENKVTLAIKPEKDVDGFHPENIGRVQLNLPAFVSATPMGIMTILERYHIETNGMHCVVVGRSNIVGTPMSILLSRNSEPGNCTVTLCHSHTKNMKEILLEADIIVAALGKPEFVTADMVKEGAVVIDVGITRLSADNEKGYVIKGDVDYENVAPKCRAITPVPGGVGVMTVTSLMQNTLSAAKKIYYA; from the coding sequence ATGAGTCCGTTAATACTCGATGGAAAAAAATTGTCCGCAGTTATTAAAGAAGAAATAGCTAACGAAATTGAAAACATCAAAAAAGCAGGTGGTAAAATTCCACATCTTGCAGCAGTGTTAGTTGGTACTGATGGTGCAAGTGAAACTTATGTAAAAAGCAAAGTGACTTCTTGTAATAAAGTGGGAATGCAATCATCTTTAATAAGATTAGATGCTGATACATCAGAAGAAAAATTATTGCAGGTAATTGATGAGTTGAATAATAATACGGATATAGATGGATTTATAGTGCAACTTCCATTGCCAAAACATATTGATGAAAATAAAGTAACCTTAGCTATAAAACCGGAGAAAGATGTGGATGGATTTCATCCCGAAAATATTGGCAGAGTACAATTGAATTTACCTGCATTTGTATCTGCCACACCAATGGGTATAATGACAATTTTGGAAAGATATCATATTGAAACAAATGGGATGCATTGTGTAGTTGTTGGAAGAAGTAATATTGTTGGAACACCCATGAGTATTTTACTTTCACGCAATAGTGAGCCGGGTAATTGTACGGTAACACTTTGCCATAGCCACACAAAAAATATGAAAGAAATATTATTAGAAGCAGACATCATTGTGGCTGCATTAGGTAAACCTGAATTTGTAACCGCAGATATGGTGAAAGAAGGAGCTGTTGTAATTGATGTTGGTATTACAAGATTATCTGCGGATAATGAAAAAGGATATGTAATTAAAGGCGATGTAGATTATGAAAACGTAGCGCCAAAATGCAGAGCCATAACTCCTGTTCCCGGTGGCGTTGGAGTAATGACGGTTACTTCACTCATGCAAAATACTTTGAGTGCAGCAAAGAAAATTTATTACGCTTAA
- a CDS encoding T9SS type A sorting domain-containing protein yields MKNKIYIQIKKGILALSLLGFTFGSAYAQYCTPTFTDIGGGDFISYYEVGDIVNYSDEDADNYADYTADFSTDLLMGATYTVYCDVGPDWDEAIKTFIDYDQNGVFEDYEEVGCVIVPNATGGGSYEFTVPFDAVPGTTRLRAICEYNGPCDGLTACFSGTYGEAEDYTVVIIGGDDCEGTPDAGTASSTMETTCASSVFTLSVPPVTAAGVTYQWQSSVDGSTYTDIDGATSSSLSTSQTDATWYQCVVTCTGSGESSISTAVFVNNECLGCMDETALNYYAEANVDDGSCFYGYTISDCDYEGSLLTVPDGTVELCLTDDGVSTAQPIGFDFPFYETPYSEVYVGANGYMSFNSGLGSACCTGQLLPSATYPNSIFFGQEDFDPNSCTDGDIYTWTQGDPGSQIFVLAFENVPHYPGPDIALVTVQVQLFEATGEIKIVSTEINNDGGSSTMGLNLDGTIAQPVDGRNQELWTAYDECILFSPADAGGGSDCDLVPPTDIYVDGLSAYTAIFHWTNPEGTGATKGTLWELSTGDYRKFTVYETEEYSFAGNLTPSTTYGIRLKSACADGDYWTPSLFSDWYYFTTDPLREGEFAQSIALYPNPNDGNFRIQLNGYESGEAQVIIMNAVGQVMYDANISIDANASVHDISLNLAAGTYIVKVINGSEIVTNTIIVE; encoded by the coding sequence ATGAAGAACAAAATTTATATACAAATCAAAAAAGGAATCCTTGCCTTAAGTCTTCTTGGATTTACTTTCGGAAGTGCATATGCGCAATATTGCACACCCACATTTACTGATATTGGTGGTGGCGATTTCATCAGTTATTATGAAGTTGGCGACATCGTAAATTATTCAGATGAAGATGCTGATAATTATGCTGACTACACCGCAGATTTTTCTACAGATTTACTTATGGGTGCAACATATACAGTCTATTGTGATGTTGGACCCGATTGGGATGAAGCCATAAAAACATTTATTGACTACGACCAGAATGGGGTATTTGAAGATTATGAAGAAGTTGGTTGTGTAATAGTACCCAATGCCACCGGCGGTGGCTCTTATGAATTTACCGTACCTTTTGATGCTGTTCCCGGAACAACACGTCTTCGTGCAATATGTGAATATAATGGTCCTTGTGATGGTTTAACAGCATGTTTTTCCGGTACCTATGGAGAAGCCGAAGATTATACTGTTGTAATTATTGGAGGAGATGATTGTGAAGGTACCCCGGATGCCGGAACCGCTTCATCCACTATGGAAACTACATGCGCTTCCTCTGTATTCACATTGTCGGTTCCTCCTGTAACTGCTGCAGGTGTTACTTATCAATGGCAAAGTTCTGTTGATGGAAGTACTTATACTGATATTGACGGAGCTACATCTTCCTCCTTATCTACAAGTCAAACCGATGCTACCTGGTATCAGTGTGTTGTAACTTGTACTGGAAGCGGAGAGAGTTCAATTTCAACTGCAGTTTTTGTAAATAATGAATGCCTTGGTTGTATGGATGAAACTGCCTTAAATTATTATGCAGAAGCAAACGTAGATGATGGCAGTTGTTTTTATGGATATACAATTTCTGATTGCGATTATGAAGGATCATTGCTTACAGTGCCTGATGGAACTGTTGAATTATGTTTAACTGATGATGGCGTTAGTACTGCACAACCAATTGGTTTTGATTTTCCATTTTACGAAACACCTTATAGTGAAGTGTATGTGGGAGCTAATGGCTATATGTCATTTAATTCCGGCTTGGGAAGTGCTTGTTGTACCGGGCAATTATTACCCTCTGCAACTTATCCAAATTCTATTTTCTTTGGTCAGGAAGATTTTGATCCAAACTCTTGTACAGATGGCGACATTTATACCTGGACTCAAGGTGATCCCGGAAGTCAGATCTTTGTTTTGGCATTTGAAAATGTTCCTCATTATCCCGGACCTGATATTGCTTTGGTTACTGTTCAAGTACAATTATTTGAAGCAACAGGTGAAATAAAAATTGTGAGCACCGAAATAAATAATGACGGTGGTTCCAGCACAATGGGGCTTAATCTTGATGGCACTATTGCACAACCGGTGGATGGTCGTAATCAAGAACTATGGACTGCTTATGATGAGTGTATTTTATTTTCACCCGCAGATGCAGGTGGTGGTAGTGATTGTGATCTTGTACCTCCAACAGATATTTATGTAGATGGTTTAAGTGCTTACACCGCAATATTTCATTGGACTAATCCCGAAGGAACCGGAGCAACAAAAGGTACTTTATGGGAGTTGTCAACTGGTGATTATAGAAAATTCACAGTATATGAAACAGAAGAATATTCTTTTGCAGGAAACTTAACTCCTTCCACTACTTATGGTATCCGTTTAAAATCTGCTTGCGCAGATGGCGACTACTGGACTCCTTCACTTTTCTCTGACTGGTATTATTTCACTACCGATCCATTGCGTGAAGGCGAATTTGCACAATCAATTGCGTTATATCCAAATCCGAATGATGGAAATTTCCGCATTCAATTAAACGGATATGAAAGTGGTGAAGCACAAGTGATTATTATGAATGCAGTTGGTCAAGTAATGTATGATGCAAATATTAGCATTGATGCAAATGCATCTGTACATGATATATCATTAAATCTTGCTGCTGGTACTTACATTGTAAAAGTGATAAATGGTTCTGAGATTGTAACCAATACAATTATTGTAGAATAA
- a CDS encoding T9SS type A sorting domain-containing protein: MKSYYKKIKGEFSITFLLAVLLSATAFGQYCEPVYSSGTGDGDYCSYVGLGDISNATDGATSPFYTYYDLSTDLQPGTEYTLEVTSGSYTSNNDLAAWIDYNADGDFYDEGELLGTVLDLIDFSTGYIVFTVPVSGTSTGTTRMRVREIYNMGIPPDPCGEYAYGETEDYNVNLLPGAENDIAVTAITSPVSGADMGYEDVTITVKNNGTADASGFTVNYNVDGGFTTGEFFPGTLAVGETVSHTFGEGWTFSEYDCYEVMAWIEYDIDEIPENDSYTKTVCNLGPITGTDAYLIYSNVYGGAEPWSSISNTNAMNSVFGADGWNLDFFETLDPSLIFNSSTCFVFLEGGDAMADELETFLGANSSLIESWVSFGGHLLLNSAPNEGDGMSFGFDETTLNYPYFTDIANSATEHPIFDGPFTPVGSEWTGGSFGHASVSGSDWTALIVDAIATDNIVLAEKMWGDGIVIFGGMTPNNFHSPLPEADNLRANIIAYLSCGGEICTPAPPMDIYADGISATTASIHWTIAPGTSASRLVLWELSTGEVRKYIIYDEDNFTVPGELSPSTTYGARLKSACLEGETWTPGDYSEWYYFTTDPLREGEFTKAVSLYPNPNDGNFRIQLNGYESGKAQVQIINVVGQVMYDATMSIDANASVHDVSLNLAAGTYIVKVINGSEIVTNTIIVE, translated from the coding sequence ATGAAATCTTATTACAAAAAAATTAAAGGGGAGTTCTCCATTACTTTCCTTCTGGCAGTCTTGCTGAGTGCCACTGCCTTTGGACAATATTGCGAACCTGTGTATTCTTCGGGTACTGGTGATGGTGACTATTGTTCCTATGTGGGGTTAGGCGATATTTCTAATGCTACCGATGGTGCAACTTCACCCTTTTACACCTATTATGATTTATCAACTGACTTGCAACCAGGAACTGAATATACTCTAGAAGTTACTTCCGGTTCTTATACTTCAAATAATGATTTAGCAGCATGGATAGATTATAATGCCGATGGTGATTTTTATGATGAAGGTGAACTGCTTGGAACTGTTCTGGATTTAATTGATTTCTCCACAGGGTATATTGTATTTACTGTACCTGTTAGCGGTACATCAACGGGCACCACAAGAATGAGAGTAAGGGAAATTTATAATATGGGAATTCCTCCTGATCCTTGTGGTGAATACGCTTATGGTGAAACAGAAGATTATAATGTGAATCTATTGCCAGGAGCTGAAAATGATATCGCAGTTACAGCTATTACAAGTCCGGTGTCAGGTGCAGATATGGGCTATGAAGATGTAACCATTACTGTTAAAAATAATGGTACTGCAGATGCCAGTGGATTTACCGTAAACTATAATGTGGATGGTGGATTTACTACCGGTGAATTCTTCCCTGGAACATTAGCTGTTGGTGAAACTGTTAGCCATACTTTTGGCGAAGGCTGGACATTTTCAGAATATGATTGCTATGAAGTTATGGCTTGGATTGAATATGATATTGATGAAATTCCTGAAAATGATTCTTATACAAAAACAGTTTGTAATCTAGGACCTATTACAGGCACTGATGCATATTTAATTTATTCAAACGTTTACGGAGGTGCTGAACCGTGGTCATCAATCAGTAATACAAATGCTATGAACTCTGTATTTGGTGCTGATGGCTGGAACCTGGACTTCTTTGAAACTCTTGATCCTTCTCTAATATTTAACTCCAGCACTTGCTTTGTATTCCTTGAAGGTGGCGATGCAATGGCGGATGAATTAGAAACATTTCTTGGAGCAAACTCATCATTAATTGAAAGTTGGGTTTCTTTTGGAGGACATTTATTATTGAACTCGGCTCCAAATGAAGGTGACGGAATGAGTTTCGGATTTGATGAAACAACATTGAATTATCCTTACTTTACAGATATTGCCAATTCAGCAACAGAGCATCCAATTTTTGATGGTCCATTTACACCTGTTGGTTCAGAATGGACTGGAGGTTCTTTTGGTCATGCTAGTGTTTCAGGCTCAGATTGGACAGCATTAATTGTAGATGCTATTGCAACAGACAATATTGTACTTGCTGAAAAAATGTGGGGAGATGGAATTGTGATTTTTGGTGGTATGACTCCAAATAATTTCCACAGTCCGCTTCCGGAAGCAGATAATTTGCGGGCTAATATTATCGCTTATCTTTCTTGTGGTGGTGAAATTTGTACTCCTGCGCCTCCAATGGATATATATGCTGACGGGATCTCAGCCACTACCGCATCAATTCATTGGACAATTGCTCCTGGTACATCAGCATCCAGATTAGTTCTATGGGAACTTTCAACCGGTGAGGTTCGGAAGTATATAATTTATGATGAAGACAATTTTACTGTACCTGGTGAACTATCCCCATCTACTACTTATGGTGCTCGATTAAAATCCGCTTGTTTAGAAGGCGAAACATGGACACCTGGAGATTATTCCGAATGGTATTATTTTACAACTGATCCTTTGCGTGAAGGTGAGTTTACAAAAGCAGTTTCACTATATCCAAATCCGAATGATGGAAATTTCCGCATTCAGTTAAATGGTTATGAAAGTGGTAAAGCACAAGTGCAAATTATAAATGTAGTAGGTCAAGTTATGTATGATGCAACAATGAGCATTGATGCAAATGCATCTGTTCATGATGTATCATTAAACCTTGCCGCTGGTACTTATATTGTAAAAGTGATTAATGGTTCTGAGATTGTAACCAATACAATTATCGTGGAATAA